A DNA window from Castanea sativa cultivar Marrone di Chiusa Pesio chromosome 7, ASM4071231v1 contains the following coding sequences:
- the LOC142642280 gene encoding pre-mRNA-processing protein 40A-like, translating into MPANLSQPRVPPVTNHAPGLPNDISALSQFQPTSQMLAHVVPGQPWLSFKHQSAAFATTVLQTGQQPSVIPSTDSAVTVPSLNQHSSSDWQEIRYYYNKRTGESTWDKPPELMAPIEKLHK; encoded by the exons ATGCCTGCTAATCTGAGTCAACCAAGGGTCCCTCCTGTAACAAATCATGCGCCTGGCCTGCCCAATGATATTAGTGCATTGTCCCAGTTCCAACCAACATCTCAAATGCTTGCACATGTTGTACCTGGGCAACCTTGGTTATCCTTTAAACATCAGAGTGCAGCATTTGCGACAACAGTACTGCAGACTGGTCAACAACCTTCAGTCATCCCTTCTACAGATTCT GCAGTAACTGTTCCTAGCCTTAATCAACACTCCTCATCTGATTGGCAAGAGATTAG ATATTATTACAACAAGAGGACAGGTGAGTCTACCTGGGATAAGCCACCAGAATTGATGGCCCCAATTGAG AAATTGCACAAATGA